A portion of the Ricinus communis isolate WT05 ecotype wild-type chromosome 10, ASM1957865v1, whole genome shotgun sequence genome contains these proteins:
- the LOC8276502 gene encoding uncharacterized protein LOC8276502 isoform X1 has translation MRTTAMAQCSLFPIFTRVNANKAHLSSSFLPFCHSSFSLNHRRPSLSMASATTQSSSMQAFSSGDVSSDANLFQLIQTHQEKAARLSPVEEIRTVLYHSSRGVLSTFSQKHDGYPSGSMVDFACDVDGTPILAVSSLANHSKDLLANSKCSLLVARDHEDRTDLVITLHGDAVSVSEGDRSAVRTAYLAKHPNAFWVDFGDFQFIRIEPKVVRYVSGVATALLGSGEFSKEEYQAAKVDPIAQFSKPVASHMNRDHGEDTRLIVQHSTSTAVDSAYILDIDSLGFNVKAVCQGNTCKLRIPFPRRAEDRKYAEDRKDVKTLIVEMLQAAKSQVN, from the exons ATGAGGACTACCGCAATGGCGCAGTGTTCATTGTTTCCTATATTTACGCGCGTAAATGCCAACAAAGCccatctttcttcttcctttttgcCATTTTGCCACTCATCTTTCTCTCTGAACCATCGTCGTCCTTCTCTTTCTATGGCCTCTGCAACAACTCAGTCGTCATCAATGCag GCTTTTTCATCTGGGGATGTTAGTAGTGATGCCAATTTGTTCCAGTTGATTCAAACTCACCAA GAAAAGGCTGCTAGACTTTCACCTGTTGAGGAGATTAGAACTGTGCTTTATCACAGTTCGCGTGGTGTACTTTCGACTTTTTCTCAG AAGCATGACGGTTATCCATCTGGGTCGATGGTTGATTTTGCATGTGATGTTGATGGAACTCCAATACTAGCAGTGAGCAGCTTGGCAAATCATTCAAAG GACCTTTTAGCTAATTCAAAATGCTCATTACTTGTTGCTAGAGATCACGAGGATAGGACTGATTTGGTAATTACACTGCACGGTGATGCCGTCTCT GTTTCTGAGGGAGATCGTAGTGCCGTTCGAACTGCATATCTGGCAAAGCATCCAAATGCATTCTGG GTTGACTTTGGTGACTTTCAATTTATACGCATTGAACCAAAAGTTGTGCGATATGTGTCAGGAGTTGCAACTGCTTTACTTGGGTCAGGAG AGTTTAGCAAAGAAGAGTACCAAGCTGCTAAAGTCGATCCAATAGCTCAGTTTTCTAAGCCTGTGGCG tctCATATGAATAGAGATCATGGGGAGGATACAAGGCTCATTGTGCAACATTCAACATCAACTGCG GTGGACTCTGCCTACATTCTAGATATTGATAGTCTGGGTTTTAATGTGAAG GCTGTTTGCCAAGGGAATACTTGCAAGCTTCGGATTCCTTTTCCTAGACGTGCAGAAGACAGAAA ATATGCAGAAGACAGAAA ggATGTGAAGACCCTAATAGTGGAAATGCTTCAAGCTGCTAAGTCTCAAGTTAATTGA
- the LOC8276502 gene encoding uncharacterized protein LOC8276502 isoform X2: protein MRTTAMAQCSLFPIFTRVNANKAHLSSSFLPFCHSSFSLNHRRPSLSMASATTQSSSMQAFSSGDVSSDANLFQLIQTHQEKAARLSPVEEIRTVLYHSSRGVLSTFSQKHDGYPSGSMVDFACDVDGTPILAVSSLANHSKDLLANSKCSLLVARDHEDRTDLVITLHGDAVSVSEGDRSAVRTAYLAKHPNAFWVDFGDFQFIRIEPKVVRYVSGVATALLGSGEFSKEEYQAAKVDPIAQFSKPVASHMNRDHGEDTRLIVQHSTSTAVDSAYILDIDSLGFNVKAVCQGNTCKLRIPFPRRAEDRKDVKTLIVEMLQAAKSQVN from the exons ATGAGGACTACCGCAATGGCGCAGTGTTCATTGTTTCCTATATTTACGCGCGTAAATGCCAACAAAGCccatctttcttcttcctttttgcCATTTTGCCACTCATCTTTCTCTCTGAACCATCGTCGTCCTTCTCTTTCTATGGCCTCTGCAACAACTCAGTCGTCATCAATGCag GCTTTTTCATCTGGGGATGTTAGTAGTGATGCCAATTTGTTCCAGTTGATTCAAACTCACCAA GAAAAGGCTGCTAGACTTTCACCTGTTGAGGAGATTAGAACTGTGCTTTATCACAGTTCGCGTGGTGTACTTTCGACTTTTTCTCAG AAGCATGACGGTTATCCATCTGGGTCGATGGTTGATTTTGCATGTGATGTTGATGGAACTCCAATACTAGCAGTGAGCAGCTTGGCAAATCATTCAAAG GACCTTTTAGCTAATTCAAAATGCTCATTACTTGTTGCTAGAGATCACGAGGATAGGACTGATTTGGTAATTACACTGCACGGTGATGCCGTCTCT GTTTCTGAGGGAGATCGTAGTGCCGTTCGAACTGCATATCTGGCAAAGCATCCAAATGCATTCTGG GTTGACTTTGGTGACTTTCAATTTATACGCATTGAACCAAAAGTTGTGCGATATGTGTCAGGAGTTGCAACTGCTTTACTTGGGTCAGGAG AGTTTAGCAAAGAAGAGTACCAAGCTGCTAAAGTCGATCCAATAGCTCAGTTTTCTAAGCCTGTGGCG tctCATATGAATAGAGATCATGGGGAGGATACAAGGCTCATTGTGCAACATTCAACATCAACTGCG GTGGACTCTGCCTACATTCTAGATATTGATAGTCTGGGTTTTAATGTGAAG GCTGTTTGCCAAGGGAATACTTGCAAGCTTCGGATTCCTTTTCCTAGACGTGCAGAAGACAGAAA ggATGTGAAGACCCTAATAGTGGAAATGCTTCAAGCTGCTAAGTCTCAAGTTAATTGA
- the LOC8276504 gene encoding adenylyl-sulfate kinase 3 yields the protein MSSLANSSNIFWQECPVGKSDRQKLLNQKGCVVWITGLSGSGKSTLACSLSRELHSRGKLSYVLDGDNLRHGLNKDLGFSAEDRTENIRRVGEVAKLFADAGLICIASLISPYRKDRDACRAMLTDANFIEVFMNMPLSLCESRDCKGLYKLARAGKIKGFTGIDDPYEPPLNCEIELEEKDGVCPTPGAMAGQVVSYLEDKGFLHQ from the exons ATGTCCAGTTTGGCAAATTCTAGCAACATATTTTGGCAAGAATGCCCAGTTGGGAAGTCTGACAGGCAGAAACTACTTAACCAGAAGGGATGTGTTGTCTGGATTACGGGGCTTAGTGGATCAG GGAAAAGCACACTAGCGTGCTCGCTAAGCAGAGAACTGCACTCTCGGGGAAAGCTTTCCTATGTTCTTGATGGAGATAACCTCCGGCATGGACTGAACAAAGATCTTGGTTTTAGTGCTGAAGATCGAACTGAAAATATACGCAGGGTTG GGGAAGTAGCCAAACTATTTGCTGATGCTGGTTTAATATGCATTGCTAGTCTGATATCTCCATACAGAAAAGACCGAGATGCTTGCCGTGCTATGTTGACAGATGCAAATTTCATTGAG GTTTTCATGAACATGCCTCTATCATTGTGTGAGTCAAGAGATTGTAAAGGCCTTTATAAGCTTGCACGGGCAGGAAAGATCAAAG GTTTTACTGGTATAGATGATCCTTATGAACCGCCTTTGAATTGCGAG ATAGAACTAGAAGAAAAGGATGGAGTCTGTCCAACACCAGGCGCCATGGCTGGGCAAGTTGTGTCTTACTTGGAGGACAAAGGATTTCTGCATCAGTGA
- the LOC8276505 gene encoding uncharacterized protein LOC8276505, with protein sequence MQALLLVGPIPTALEGSGAISSSSSSFIAGVVGPAWCWAHHRNRLSHHLRKWSSVAAASSSRAAANDEQDHYAVLGLTRNATSADIKQAYRLLARKYHPDVSKHSQAGQLFMSVRNAYEILSNEVTRTQYDRVLRFQEDNGRSYRGESYYSPEFEDGLRIYKWAELRRKMQRERRWERYDVNDENSDSESDMEEVAEEGIMDQERGPFSEVLRSVFMILVLLQLFGSRLSLAFSSMMALFDQKLDAGYKIGYFIAWVLGGRGGILLMLCLQFASWACGKTSSSIVALTVVAMWVGSNLARYAPLPQGALLTLLYMSIKLQADLK encoded by the exons ATGCAAGCGCTGCTACTGGTGGGACCCATCCCCACTGCACTTGAGGGTTCCGGTGCCATTTCGTCCTCCTCATCCTCCTTTATCGCCGGTGTAGTAGGTCCAGCATGGTGCTGGGCCCACCATCGTAACCGTTTATCTCATCATCTCCGTAAGTGGAGCTCAGTTGCGGCTGCATCATCATCACGAGCGGCTGCGAACGACGAGCAAGACCACTACGCTGTGCTCGGACTCACACGAAACGCCACGTCAGCTGATATCAAACAAGCTTACCGCCTTCTCGCTCGCAAG TATCATCCCGATGTCAGCAAGCATTCGCAAGCTGGTCAGCTGTTCATGAGTGTTCGTAATGCATATGAA ATTCTGTCAAATGAAGTTACAAGGACTCAATATGATCGAGTGCTTAGATTTCAAGAAGATAATGGAAGATCATATAGGGGGGAGTCATATTACAGCCCTGAATTTGAAGATGGACTGAGAATTTATAAATGGGCTGAACTGAGGCGGAAAATGCAGCGTGAAAGACGTTGGGAACGTTATGATGTAAATGATGAGAATTCAGATTCTGAAAGTGATATGGAAGAGGTGGCTGAAGAAGGAATCATGGATCAAGAAAGAGGTCCCTTTAGCGAAGTACTTAGATCTGTCTTTATGATTCTTGTTTTACTGCAACTGTTTGGTTCTCGGTTATCTCTTGCTTTCAGCAGTATGATGGCTTTGTTTGACCAGAAACTGGATGCTGGGTATAAGATTGGTTATTTCATTGCATGGGTTTTGGGTGGGAGAGGTGGGATATTGCTGATGCTGTGTCTCCAGTTTGCAAGCTGGGCTTGTGGAAAAACTAGCAGCAGTATAGTCGCGCTGACAGTAGTAGCCATGTGGGTTGGTTCCAATCTTGCAAGGTATGCTCCACTCCCACAGGGTGCTCTGCTTACACTGTTGTATATGTCTATCAAGCTGCAAGCTGACCTAAAGTGA
- the LOC8276506 gene encoding uncharacterized protein LOC8276506, translating to MCPLRFILVFFSAVLAGYFAWRTVRSSPEIETTVSDDSTVEKKPLQDDNNNNKVCSAKRIIQNGFWVFVDMASGKYLWRNLKEMREDEKVKSS from the exons ATGTGTCCTTTGAGGTTCATCTTGGTGTTTTTCTCAGCAGTTTTGGCTGGTTATTTTGCATGGAGGACAGTACGGTCCTCGCCGGAGATTGAAACTACAGTTTCTGATGACTCGACGGTTGAAAAGAAGCCATTGCaagatgataataataataataaagtatgCAGTGCCAAAAGG ATAATTCAAAATGGATTCTGGGTATTTGTCGACATGGCTAGTGGGAAGTACCTGTGGAGAAATCTAAAGGAGATGAGGGAAGATGAGAAAGTGAAGAGTAGCTAG
- the LOC8276507 gene encoding glutamate dehydrogenase 1 codes for MNALVATNRNFKLAARLLGLDSKLEKSLLIPFREIKVECTIPKDDGTLASFVGFRVQHDNARGPMKGGIRYHPEVDPDEVNALAQLMTWKTAVANIPYGGAKGGIGCNPGDLSISELERLTRVFTQKIHDLIGIHTDVPAPDMGTGPQTMAWILDEYSKFHGYSPAVVTGKPIDLGGSLGRDAATGRGVLFATEALLNERGKSISGQRFVIQGFGNVGSWAAQLINEQGGKVVAVSDITGAIKNKNGIDIPSLLKHTKENKGVKGFHGGDPIDPNSILVEDCDILIPAALGGVINRENANEIKANFIIEAANHPTDPEADEILSKKGVVILPDIYANSGGVTVSYFEWVQNIQGFMWDEEKVNNELKTYMTKGFKDVKEMCKTHNCDLRMGAFTLGVNRVARATVLRGWEA; via the exons ATGAATGCTTTAGTGGCAACCAACAGAAACTTTAAGCTGGCAGCTAGGCTACTGGGGCTGGACTCCAAACTCGAGAAGAGTTTGCTTATTCCGTTCAGGGAAATCAAG GTTGAATGTACCATACCAAAAGATGATGGCACTCTGGCATCTTTTGTTGGGTTTAGGGTTCAGCATGACAATGCAAGAGGACCCATGAAGGGAGGAATCAGATATCATCCAGAG GTTGATCCAGATGAGGTGAATGCATTAGCACAGCTGATGACATGGAAAACAGCAGTGGCAAATATCCCATATGGTGGTGCTAAAGGTGGGATAGGATGTAATCCAGGGGATTTAAGCATTTCTGAGCTAGAGCGACTTACCCGAGTTTTCACTCAAAAGATACATGATCTCATAGGAATTCACACTGATGTTCCTGCTCCAGATATGGGAACTGGTCCACAG ACTATGGCGTGGATACTAGATGAGTACTCAAAATTTCATGGTTACTCTCCTGCAGTTGTGACTGGAAAACCTATT gATCTTGGTGGATCTTTAGGCAGAGATGCTGCCACTGGAAGAGGAGTCCTCTTTGCAACAGAAGCCTTGCTTAATGAGCGTGGGAAATCCATATCCGGACAACGATTTGTCATACAG GGGTTCGGGAATGTGGGTTCCTGGGCTGCCCAACTGATAAATGAACAAGGTGGAAAGGTTGTTGCTGTAAGTGACATTACTGGAGctataaagaacaaaaatggAATTGATATTCCAAGCCTACTTAAACATACcaaggaaaacaaaggtgTGAAAGGATTCCATGGCGGGGATCCCATCGATCCCAACTCTATATTAGTAGAGGACTGTGATATTCTCATTCCGGCAGCTCTTGGGGGTGTCATCAACAG GGAAAAtgcaaatgaaataaaagctAACTTCATCATTGAAGCTGCTAACCATCCAACCGATCCAGAGGCTGATGAG attttatcaaaaaaaggAGTCGTCATTCTTCCAGacatatatgcaaattcaGGAGGGGTTACTGTTAGTTACTTTGAATGGGTGCAG AACATACAAGGGTTCATGTGGGACGAGGAGAAAGTAAACAATGAACTCAAGACATATATGACTAAAGGTTTCAAAGATGTGAAGGAAATGTGCAAGACCCACAATTGCGATCTTCGCATGGGAGCCTTCACTCTAGGAGTTAACCGTGTTGCAAGAGCTACTGTTCTTAGAGGTTGGGAAGCCTAA
- the LOC8276508 gene encoding putative H/ACA ribonucleoprotein complex subunit 1-like protein 1 yields MRPPRGGGFRGRGGGGFRGGRDGGGRGRGGGGRGGGFRDEGPPSEVIEVSTFLHACEGDAVTKLTNEKIPYFNAPIFLENKTQIGKVDEIFGPINESYFSVKMMEGIVATSYKPGDKFYIDPYKLLPLERFLPQPKGQAQAGGRGGGRGGGRGGGRGGGSFRGGGGFRGRGGPRGGRGPPRGGRGGGFRGRGRS; encoded by the exons ATGAGGCCACCCAGAGGAGGAGGTTTTAGAGGCCGTGGCGGTGGCGGTTTCAGGGGTGGCAGAGACGGCGGTGGCCGTGGTCGTGGTGGTGGTGGTCGTGGCGGTGGGTTTCGTGATGAGGGGCCTCCTTCTGAAGTCATAG AGGTTTCTACATTTCTTCACGCATGTGAGGGTGATGCAGTGACAAAGCTCACAAATGAGAAAATACCATACTTTAATGCTCCAATCTTTCTAGAAAACAAGACCCAGATAGGAAAAGTAGATGAAATCTTTGGTCCCATCAATGAATCT TATTTTTCTGTCAAAATGATGGAAGGCATTGTGGCAACTTCATATAAACCAGGGGACAAATTCTACATTGATCCATATAAGCTTTTACCTCTTGAAAGATTTCTTCCACAACCAAA GGGACAGGCACAAGCTGGAGGCAGAGGCGGTGGCCGTGGAGGAGGCAGAGGTGGTGGTAGAGGAGGCGGTAGCTTTCGTGGAGGCGGTGGCTTTCGTGGAAGGGGTGGTCCAAGAGGTGGCAGAGGACCTCCTAGAGGTGGTCGTGGTGGTGGCTTTAGGGGCAGAGGGAGGTCATAG